The Planctomycetia bacterium region GAGAAGAGCGGTCTCATTTCACCTGCGACGCTGACGAAGGCGATCGGTGAGTTGGAATCGCTCGCCGGTAGCGATGCGCGCGGCGACGGCCTTCGCTTGCTCGAGCACTTGGTCGCTTCGGAATTGCTGACCCCTTGGCAAGCGGGAAAGTTGCGGCAACATCGGCACAAGGGGTTCTTGCTCGGCAATTATAAATTGCTCAGCAGGCTCGGCGCCGGAGGGATGAGCAGCGTTTATCTTGCCGAGCATATTCACATGCGGCAACTGCGGGCACTCAAAGTGTTGCCGCGCGAGCGGGTCGCCGACGCGTCGTATCTGGCCCGCTTCTATCGCGAGGCGCGGGCCGCCGCCGCGCTCGATCATCCGAACATCGTCCAAGCTTACGACATCGACAGCGACGGTGAAACGCATTTCCTGGTCGTCGAATATATCGACGGCTCCGACTTACAAAAACTGGTCACGCGTAAAGGACCGTTGTCGTATGCCTCGGCGGTCGACGTCATGCGGCAAGTCGCCTCGGGCCTCGCGCATGCCCACAAGGTCGGAGTCGTGCATCGCGACATCAAGCCGGCCAATCTCTTCGTCGACGCCGAAGGAACGGTGAAGATCCTCGATATGGGCCTCGCGCGCTTCACGGCCGAAGAGATCGAACAACAAGCGTCGCTGACGCAGATGCACGACGAACGGGTACTCGGAACCACGAACTATCTGGCACCCGAGCAAGCGATCGACAGCCATACGGTCGATGGGCGCGCCGATATTTATAGTCTCGGCTGCACCTTCTATTTCTTGCTGACCGGTTCGCCGCCGTTTCCGAGCGGAACTGTCGCCCAGCGGTTGATGAAGCACATTAACGAGCGTCCGGAACCGATCTCTACTCGCAGACCGGGAGTGCCGCGCGAGTTGGAAGCGATCTTCGACAAGCTGACCGCCAAGCAACCGAACTCGCGATATCAATCGGCCGCGGAAGTCGAGCAGATCTTTCGCGATTGGGAGGGTAGCAACGAGCATGACGTTCCCGACTCGGGTCTCGTGATCCGCACGAAGCCTCCGGAGGAATCTTCGCAGCGGCGCTCGAAGTCGGCCTCGATGACGTTCACGGAAGAGCGCGTCGCGTCCCCCACGAAAGACACGCTCGGCGGGCGAGGAGATCGAACGGGAATCCGCGATCAGCCCCCGCCCCAGGACGACGACCTGCAACTAGCCGACGACGATGCTCCCGTGCGTACGCGAGCCGGCGAGGTTCGCAACTCCAATTCGCGCAGCTCTCCTGCAACGAAGAAGGTCGAGAATCCCGCCGCGGCGCCGATCGCCAACGCCCGCCAAGAGCCGCCAATAAAAGTCGCCGATGGAGCCGCAGCGAGAAACAACGACTTTATGGCGGAATTGATGAGCGCCGCAGAAAGCGCAGCTCCGGCCCCTATGCTGCCGGGCCCGATCGCGAGCGGAAAAAAACCGGCACCGCTCGTCGCTGCGAAGCCACGGCCTCCGGCGTCCGAGGCCGACGAAGGGGAGTCCGTAAAGAAGGATCTCGACCGGCTTTTCCGTCGTCACCCGATTTTTGCGACGATCATATTCGGAATGTTTGCCGTGATGCTTGTATTAGGATTATATTATATGATAAGAAGTTCTCATGACGCGCCCTCGTCTTCAAGCTCCTCCGGTACCTCACGCGACCAATAGCCGTCGTCGCGAGGTTCAGGATTGTCGTTTCTTGGCGGCAGCAGCGAGTCGAAGACGCCCCGAGATGCCAGATCCAGCAGCTTGATCGACGCTATGTCGAACCTTACCGGCGACCAAATTTTCGAGCTTATCGAGAAGAGCGGCCTTATTACGGCCGACTCGCTTACGAAAGCGCTGGCCGATTTCGAGGCCGAGGTCGGCCCGGAAGCAAAGACCGAAGGGCCGAAGTTCATCGAGTATCTGCAGCGGGTCGGGCTCGTTACCGAATGGCAGAGCGAAAAGCTGTTGCAAGGCCGGCACAAAGGCTTCTTTCTCGGCAACTATAAGCTGCTTCGCCACCTGGGCTCCGGCGGCATGAGCGCCGTGTTCCTTTCCGAACACAAGCACATGCGGCAACGCCGCGCCATCAAAGTGTTGCCGCAGGCGCGCGTCAACGACTCTTCGTACCTGGGCCGTTTCTATCGCGAAGCGCGAGCCGCCGCGGCCCTCGATCATCCGAACATCGTTCGCGCCTACGACGTCGACAACGACGGCGACAACCATTTTCTCGTCATGGAATACGTCGAAGGGAACGATCTGCAAAAGATCGTCTCTTCAGGGGGCGTGCTCCCTTACGAGACGGCCGCGGAATACATGCGGCAGTCGGCGGCAGGGCTCGTGCATGCCCATCAGGTCGGCCTGATTCACCGCGACATCAAGCCCGCGAACTTGCTGGTCGATCCCAAGGGGGTCGTCAAGGTTCTCGACATGGGCTTGGCCCGCTTCGCCGACGACGAAAAGCAGGCCTCGCTCACGCAGGTTCACGAAGAAAACGTCCTCGGAACGGCCGACTATCTCGCACCCGAGCAGGCGATCAACAGCCACACGGTCGACGCGCGGGCCGACATCTATAGCCTGGGCTGCACCTTCTACTTCGCGCTAACCGGCCATCCGCCGTTCAACGAAGGAACATTGACCCAACGCCTGCTGATGCACCAGCAGAAAGAGCCCCCTTCGATCACGATCGACCGGCCCGACGCCCCTCGCGACTTGCTTGCGATCTGCAAGAAGATGATGGCGAAGAAGCTCGACGAGCGCTATCAAAACGCCGGCGAGGTCGAGCACGCGCTCACGCAGTGGCTCATCGACCGAGGCGCGATGCGCCCCAGCCAAGCCGCGAACTATTCGGCTCCGACCGCAGGCGCGGGGGCGAATAACGCCAATCGACAAGCACCGGCGAACCCGGGCGCTCGGCAGCCGGGTTCGCCTCCGACCGGACAACGGATCATCCCGAAAGGACGCATCGCCGGCGACGGAGGACCGCCCGTCGGCGATACGCTTTCGGGCCAAGGACAGGCGACGACCAAGGGCCCGGCCGGAAAAAAGCCTGGCACCGACGGAAAAACGGCCGACGGACGCAAAAACGACCCGAACGACAGCCCTTCGAAGATCGGCAAGAAGATCCCGATGGCGAAGGCGCTGGGAGCGGACACCGCCGCACCACCGGCAGCGAATCCGAAGGCAAGTCCTAAGACGAATAACGACTCGTCGGGGGCCTTCAACTTCAACATCAACACGGGCGGCGACAGCGACGTCCTCTCGAGCAAGCAAGGGAAGAAGGGGGCGACCAAGCCGGGCGAGAGCGGCAAAACCGGATCGGGAAAAGGGCTTTCCGATAAGCCTGCCTCGGGCTCGGGTAAAGGCTCGGCTGCGGCCAAAGCTCCGGCTCCGACTCCAACTCCGACTCCGGTCAAAGGCCAGAAGTCGGGCCCCACGAAGGGGAACACCCCGGCGGTCGTCACGGCTTCCGCCGAGGCAGCGAAGACCGACCCGGCCGATCCTGCGGCACCCAAACCGAAGCTGCGCCGTAAAAGGAAAGTCACGGCGAAGGACATGTGGCTGTTCGGCCTGGGAGTCCTCATCGTCTCGGCAGGGCTCGTTGCCGCGCTGGTGTATGTGCTGAACTCTCAGGAAGCTCAGAAAAAGGCGGAGCGCGAGGCCAAGGAGGCCGCGGCGGCCGCCAAGCCGACGGGCACCGCGAAGTCGCCGACCGCTGCGGACGCTCCCGCTCCCGTGGCCGCTCCAGCGTCGACGGCTCCGATCCTATCGCTGCCGAAGCTGAAGCCGGTGGCACCGCCGACCCCGGCCGATCCGGATGCGGCACCCGCGCTCCCTTCGATTCCCGCGCCGAAATTGAAGTAGCGCGCTTCTTCGATCCGGCCGATCGGCATAACCGACACGCGTCTGCGCGCCATGCCGCGCTGCAGCACGCCGCTCTTAAAACGGCATCGCTCGCGCGCTCGATCACGCGTTGAAAGTCGCGCGCGAATCGTCTCACCTTGAGACATCTTCTGCCGTTCATCGCCTCTGCGATGGTTCGACGCCGCGACCTCGGCGGGGTCGAAAACGGCTCCAAAATACCCCAAAGTCTCATTTCGGGCCTGTCAAGCGGATTTACAAGCCTATGGCATCGCCCGACTTACGACTTTGCTTGTTCCGCCCTAACTAGGGCTTAGCATTAATAGAGGGCGGGTTTCGGGGTAGTTAGGCCTAACAAGGCTGCAAGCAACCACGAAGCCCGCAGCCGTCGAGCTGAGACCTTCCTCTATCTCCAACACGTTTGCTTCGGATTGACCAAGGATTGCGGAACGCATGTCGAAATGATTCGACCTGAAGCGCCTGAGGGCTGTGCAAATGTCGAAACATGTGAACGGACGTATCGCGGATCGCTCCGCGCTGACTCATACTTTCCCGTCGCCGGCGAAGGTCGAGCATACTTCGGCCGGCATTCGTCGCGCCCGTCGCGTTCGCGTTCGGGCCGCATCGAGCGACCAGCGCGAGTTCATGCCCCCGGAAACATGGCATGAGCCGCAAGAGCAGACCGATGGCTATCGCTTCGTCGTCCAACCGGCAGGGGCCGGCTTCCGCCATGTCGTCACCGTGGACGAAGTACGCGAGCGCCTCAGCCGGCTCCCGGCCGAGTTCTTAGCACCGCTCCAGGTCGTGCAGCTCAGCCGGATGACGCGCAAGAAGCGCAGTATGCCGCTCTACGGCATGCAATGGGGCACGGCTTTGTACCTCTACCCGATCGAAGCCGACCTCGTAGAGTCGTATGCCGTACCTCCCAGCCCTGCCCAGCTTAACGAAGCCCGGATGTACGGCGGCAAGTGGGAAGCGGTCGGCGGACGCTGGCGGCTCACTTGGACCTTGGCTGCCGCGAAGGATTTCTATCTCAACAACATCCTGATCCACGAATTGGGCCATCTCCTCGACAATCGCAATACCCGCACCGTCGATCGGGAGCGGTATGCCGAGTGGTTCGCCGTGCAGTACGGCTACCTCCCGACGCAGGTGGCGCGGCGCCAAGCGCTATCGCTGACGGGCCGCGAGGTGGTCCGACGCCACGCGCGGCACTAACGCGAGATCGCACAGCGAACCGTAAAACCGTCGTCAGCCTTACGACCGGCCCCCGAACCCTGATTCGGCGGCCGGTCTCGCTTTTGGTTCCTGCTTTCCGAAAAGCCGGCGAGTTTCACGGTATGCGAACTGGACTCCGCTTCCTCGTGGTCGGTATACTAATCGATTGCTTCTTTCAGGTATTTGGCTGTTAGCCGCGCCTCGATGCGTTTTGCCGGCGCATCACGGAACAGAGACGTCGGTGATTTCATCTCGCGAGAGGAAACGCTATGTTTGCGCGCCGATCCCTCCTATTGCTCGTCGTCGTCGCGACCGTTTGGTCGCCCGTCGCCCGCTCCGCCGAATTGTCGGCGGAGCGCAAAGAGAAACTGATGTGGCTCGATCAGTCGCTACAGAAAGTAGTGACGCTTTATCGCGAAAAGAAAACCGACGAAGTGAAGACGCTCGTCGGCGAGATCGATAGCGCGCTGAGCGCCTATCAAGTCGCCAACGAAGGGGATGCCACGTTGGAGCCGGTCTTGGCTCCGTTTCGTGCGCGACTGGCCGCGGCTCGCAAACTGGCCGAACATTCGCCGCTGCAAGTAGCGAGCATCACGCCGCTCGCCAAGCCCG contains the following coding sequences:
- a CDS encoding serine/threonine protein kinase, which translates into the protein MSNLTGDQIFELIEKSGLITADSLTKALADFEAEVGPEAKTEGPKFIEYLQRVGLVTEWQSEKLLQGRHKGFFLGNYKLLRHLGSGGMSAVFLSEHKHMRQRRAIKVLPQARVNDSSYLGRFYREARAAAALDHPNIVRAYDVDNDGDNHFLVMEYVEGNDLQKIVSSGGVLPYETAAEYMRQSAAGLVHAHQVGLIHRDIKPANLLVDPKGVVKVLDMGLARFADDEKQASLTQVHEENVLGTADYLAPEQAINSHTVDARADIYSLGCTFYFALTGHPPFNEGTLTQRLLMHQQKEPPSITIDRPDAPRDLLAICKKMMAKKLDERYQNAGEVEHALTQWLIDRGAMRPSQAANYSAPTAGAGANNANRQAPANPGARQPGSPPTGQRIIPKGRIAGDGGPPVGDTLSGQGQATTKGPAGKKPGTDGKTADGRKNDPNDSPSKIGKKIPMAKALGADTAAPPAANPKASPKTNNDSSGAFNFNINTGGDSDVLSSKQGKKGATKPGESGKTGSGKGLSDKPASGSGKGSAAAKAPAPTPTPTPVKGQKSGPTKGNTPAVVTASAEAAKTDPADPAAPKPKLRRKRKVTAKDMWLFGLGVLIVSAGLVAALVYVLNSQEAQKKAEREAKEAAAAAKPTGTAKSPTAADAPAPVAAPASTAPILSLPKLKPVAPPTPADPDAAPALPSIPAPKLK
- a CDS encoding serine/threonine protein kinase, whose translation is MILIVFNLKHKSSYEARTTTNVLSESVAGHYVRKATRALEDEYMVDAMSNVADEALLEVIEKSGLISPATLTKAIGELESLAGSDARGDGLRLLEHLVASELLTPWQAGKLRQHRHKGFLLGNYKLLSRLGAGGMSSVYLAEHIHMRQLRALKVLPRERVADASYLARFYREARAAAALDHPNIVQAYDIDSDGETHFLVVEYIDGSDLQKLVTRKGPLSYASAVDVMRQVASGLAHAHKVGVVHRDIKPANLFVDAEGTVKILDMGLARFTAEEIEQQASLTQMHDERVLGTTNYLAPEQAIDSHTVDGRADIYSLGCTFYFLLTGSPPFPSGTVAQRLMKHINERPEPISTRRPGVPRELEAIFDKLTAKQPNSRYQSAAEVEQIFRDWEGSNEHDVPDSGLVIRTKPPEESSQRRSKSASMTFTEERVASPTKDTLGGRGDRTGIRDQPPPQDDDLQLADDDAPVRTRAGEVRNSNSRSSPATKKVENPAAAPIANARQEPPIKVADGAAARNNDFMAELMSAAESAAPAPMLPGPIASGKKPAPLVAAKPRPPASEADEGESVKKDLDRLFRRHPIFATIIFGMFAVMLVLGLYYMIRSSHDAPSSSSSSGTSRDQ